The region TGTTTATCAAAAACACCGATAAACATGTGTGTGAAAAAAAGATACGTCTGAAGATTCATCTCCAAATACCGAAGACATTTAAATCTTTTCACATTGACGTGAGATTCTCGTGAGAATGGAAAGAGAAACTCCCAAATAAATATAATAGGCTAAGTCACatatttaaaatttttttttgtaattttaaAAACTTATTTAAAAGACCTATAGAAAATAAGGGTGGTGGTTTATTCAATTTGTGTCAAAACTCACAGAAACACAACATATAACTCAGCCCGACTAACTCATTCGAGTCACATTTTAACTCGACGTATTACAAGTACTATATAGTTCATTGTGTTGCTTTGTTCCttcattcctcgcaaattcatCTCATTCCATAAAAACCAGGTTCTCCTTCTTTCCTTTCTCCTTTTACGTTAATGTCTTTTCTTGCATATAATCAAACATATATCTTGTTCACTcttttgtttattttgttttctTATTATTATCTATACTTGTTGTTCCTTTCAAAACCTTACCATTTAACAATTCTATCACTTGCTCGCTCCTCAAAGTTTAACAAGCAAATATTCATTCACCATTTTTCTCTCTGTCTTATCAACAACCAACCCTTAACTTTGTTCAACGTGCTTCTGTTATGTCATAATTGGTTACACTATTTCCCTGTAGATTGTGTATGCTCAATCTTAATCTTCCTGTTGTCATCCATCAATGTGCTTTTGGTTATATCTTCCTGTTATTGTTATTGATTGTGTGTTTTGATAATGAACATGCATATAAGGGGTTTTGATTCTGATCAAAATTCTTCATCTTTATTTTATATGTTTTCCCTTGGTCATTGTATTGTGTATTTATTTATGTTGAAGCTGTCTCAAAAATACTGTCTTTGGGAAATAAATTAGTTGACAATTTTTTGATTTAGGTAACCATGTTGAAGCTAGGATTTTCATGTTCTAGGTCGTATTGACAATTTCTGTATTCTTAAGTTTGTTCAAAAGGCAAAGGGTTGGAAAATTACAAAACAAAGTATCGGTTCGATAGAGATAGTTGGATTCTAATAGTTTTAAATCTGAAATCCTTCAATAACTATGATGCTTTGAAAAACCAGTGGCCTTGTAAATATGAATATGGGTTGTGAGTATCAATGTATATTACTTTTATGCTTCTTGATGATGTTATCTGATCTACATTTCCTCTTAAGCCTTGATTTGAGTTTATAATAATCGGGTTTTGTTTTCTTATATTTCTTGGCAGATGGTGTCCTTTAGGGAGAATGGTAATGATATCTTCTCCGAGCATGCGTCCAATGAAGGTGATGATGTGAGTCCTAGAATAGGTCATGAATACCAGGCGGAAATTCCTTCATTACTTAAGAAATCAGAGCAGCATTCATATCGAATGGATCCTGCAAATTCTGAGGCATTGCATGATAAATCCTTTTCCTTTGCAATTGGTTTAGAGGATAGGGAACATGAGGAGTTGGGATATCATGAGGATATTGATTCAGGTAAATTGGGCAAAAGTGAAAATCATAAGCTGGCCCTTGGAAGATCGAGTAGCACCTGGAGTGATGCTGATACAAAAAGTTTTATACTTGGTTTGTTTATTTTCGGGAAGAACTTTATTCAGATAGAAAGATTCTTGGAGAACAAAGGGATGGGAGAAATACTTTCTTTTTACTACGGAATGTTTTACAAAACGGATGGATATCGTAGATGGTCGGAGTGCAGGAAGTTAAAAGGAAGAAAATGTATGATTGGAAAGAAACTTTTTACCGGGCTGAGGCAACATGAACTATTGTCTCGCTTGAATCCCCATGTGTCTGAAGAATCTCAAGATACTATGTTACAGGTATTCAGCTGTGTTATCTCATTTCCATCTCGTCTCCTCTGTTGTTAATGAACCGCATAAGTATATCTTTGAGTTGCCTGATGATTGACTTAGCCTGTATGGCTGCCTGCATTTTGTGATTGAAATCTGTTTCCCTCTCTTGTGCCCCTTTTCTGATATACTCTTCACTCTCTTGCAAGTTGTAATTTTAACTTCCTTCTTGGAGTGCTGTGATATTTCATATTTCAATGATAATTTTGTTTAATAATTGTCTGTCCATATTTTATGGATTTATTATCCATGCAGAAGAATAGAAGCCATTAGGAATAAGAGACTTCATATATTTTGAAAATACCTTCTATTTATTAGCTTCAAACGATGTTTAGATTGTTTCTCGTAGTCTATTTGATGTTAGAAAGTGAAAGCTTCACTAGTTTATGGAGCATCTTATTTCTGTAATACAACATGCTCTTTGCATTTGATACATTGGTAATTTTGATGGAATAACCGAGTGATTTTTACCATTTTACTATTGACAAATCAGGTTTCAGTCCTCACTTTGCTTATATTTATTATACTCAGGTTTCTAAATCTTATGCGGAGGGAAAAACTTCTCTAGAAGaatacatatcttctttgaaGTCGGCTGTTGGACTCCGCGTTCTTGTGGAAGCAGTAGGTATTGGTAACGAGAAGGGAGACCTGACTAGGTTTGGTATGGAACCTGCGAAGAAGAATCGTGCTCTTCCAGCGCAAACATGCAAAGATTTGTCTTCTCTTGGACCCAGCGAAATAATACAATCTCTGACAGGAGGATTCAGGCTGAGCAAAACCAAAAGTAATGATCTTTTCTGGGAAGCTGTATGGCCCCGCTTATTGGCAAGAGGTTGGCACTCCGAGCAACCAAAGAATCGAGGCTATCTTACCTCCGAAGATTATCTGGTTTTTCTTATTCCCGGCATTGACAAGTTTTCAAGGAGGAAACTTGTGAAAGGTGATCATTACTTTGATTCTGTTAGTGATGTCTTGAGCAAAGTAGTGGCTGAACCGAATATTCTCGTTCTCAAAGAAGAAGAAAATGCTAAAGTTGGCAGCTACAATGAGGACGAGCCGATAAAGGAATCAAATGAAGATGATTTATCAGACGATCATCGTCAATGTTACCTCAAGCCCCGATGTTCTACCTACAATAAAGATCATACCCAATTCATGGTTGTTGATACCAGTTTGGTACATCGGGGAAAGCCATCCGATTTAAGGGAATTGAAATCTAATCCTGTTAATTCAGTACCTAGAGTTGAAGTAAATGCTGCTGGTAAAAAATATAAAGGGTACAAATATATGAGGAAAGTGAAACATAACAAGGATATGTCTGAAAGCATTAAACAAAATTTGACAAAGTTGACAGCTATTGATACAAATAGACTTTCTGATGGAAAACTATTGAAGCTGAAAGTTAAACTGAAATGTCCGCCAGTTGAATTAGAAGATGCTTCTACGATGACTAATGGTCTTTTGAGAGAAAGTAACCAAGGCTCTCCAACAGATTATTCACCGAGCATGGCGGAAGCTAATATGCTGATATATGGCAAAAGGAAAATCAATAAAACTGGTAGTCTCAGAGGTGTATCTAACAGTGGTGCTACCAGTAAAAAAGGCGCATGTGATAATCTTGTTAATGATGCAAACAAGATGCTCCAAAGCCAGAAAAATCAGAACACCAGTGTATTTGATAATAATCCACTTAACAAGATCAGAAAGCATCAATTCAACCGGAAAGTAAGATCCGGTGATTCTAATCATGCAGCTGTTCCTATTAAAAGGAGGAGATTGGCTGCTTGTGTCAAGGCTGAGAAAAGCCGCATCATTGAAAATTCTTCAGGAGGTTTGGGATCAGAAAAAACAAGATTCTCCCGGTCTTCTAGCTTTCCAGATTCCAACAAAAATGTGTGTGAGCCAGTTGGTCTTCAGCAGAATGGGAGTTCAACTGCTTCTTCAGCAGTCCGAAGTGTGGAAAAGAATACTGAGAAGAACATTCTCTATGAAAGTTATCAATGCAGGAGTGTTTCTTGTGTTAAAGTTGAGAAATGTGAATCTTTCACCTTCAACGTACCACAGGTTCCGTCAAATTCTGAAAATAACAAAACCATGGCAATGGAGGAGGAAGGTGAGCAAGACCAAAAGGCAAAAGGTCCATGTCTAACATCTTCTACTCATAAAGTAGTTGAGGAGCTTCTTAGAACCCCTTGCCATGTTGATTCTTTGGAACAGCATCCTGGTAAGAATCCCAGGAGACAGAGCACGAGAACCCGACCATTGACAGTTAGAGCATTGGAATGTATAGCAAATGAATTCTTGCATGTGCAAAAGAGACAGAAAAAGAAAAACAGCCAGATGCACCAAGATCCTTTCAATCCTTGTCGCAAGGCTCGTACAAGAGGCAAAACAATGATAAGTCGTAATTGCTTAGATAATGGGAATGCAGTTTTAGTACAAGAGGAAAAGCATTTGAATGGAGATGGCAGTGTTAGCTAAATATTGCACAGTTGTTTACAGATTTTTCTTTAAGATAGAATATAGATATACATATAGATAGATTATTATATGAATATGGATTCTTCAATAAAAAAAAACTCACAGCAGTTTTATTAAATTTGAATCAGTTATAGACTCAACTATAGGGTGCCGGATTAGTGAATTTTATCTCAACTATATGGTTGAGTCGCATGAACTAGTTCCTACTGCGAATTTTATTACGAACATCACAAACTAGATTTTTACGAACACAAAGACCTTAATAGAAATAAATGGTTATGGTTTGAGATAAATGAATAACTTAACTGAGACATAAATGTGTATGAATAATTGAGTTATGGTTTGAAAGAAACAAATAAATGAACAGAAATACAATCAAACTCAGTGCAAATTTTGAAGAACATTGAAGATGCAACTGTTCTATTACAAATTTTGAGAGTTTCAAAACGAACAATGCAATTAAGCAGGCCAATGATTTGTTACTGTTAACGAAATTTCCAAAATATTTGTACATTGAAGATGCAACTGTTCTATTACAAATTTTGAGAGTTTCAAAACGAACAATGCAATTAAGCAGGCCAACGTTTTGTTACTGTTAACgaaattttcaaaatatttgtTTGATGAATGATAGTGATTAAATTCATTTAAGGAAAATTTTATAACATAGAATGTTATGTTGGTGTATTGGTTATGTGTTATGAGTTTGAATTTTGGTTTGGTTGATTTTTGAAGTTTATTTGTTACTTTAACAAATAAATGGTAAAAGCGGAGAAAATATTTCTAATTTAATGTCTTTAGTTCAAATTTTAGGAGGGGAAAAGAAGCGAGGGGAGCAAAATTCTTTCGAAACATATTTTTTGCGTCCCCAAAATTAGGAGATTTGTGTTAGAATTAATTCATATTTTCATAAGCTTTTTTACAAAGTTTGTTAGAGAGTATTTTAGTATTTCTCTTAAAGTTCcacttgtatttaagcaagtgagtggTGTTAACAAATTGTACCTTTATTCCTTTTGCATTGTGTGTGCACCTTTTCTGTTAATCATTTTAAGAGTAGTGGATGTTTGTTATTATTCAATCTTCTTTTCTTGTTTCCATTGTTCATCTTTATcatcttgtgcaccaacaattgaCATTTAGAGTTCCGGTTCAGATCCACGGGGAAACACGAGTGAAATAGTGAggcgttgtgtgattgattttTGTTCGTAGAATTCGTGTTGAATTTCTGTTTAAAATCGTAACAGAATCACATATCTTGATTCTGCGAGATTGAGAAACACTGTGTTTAGGTGAGATCTCCTGACACCAGACGTTCTACATCTGGTTACTGTGTTTTTCTAGGTGACAACCTTATTTCTTGGTCTTCCAAAAGGCAACCAACTCTCTCCCGTTCCAGTGCTGAAGCCGAATATAGGGGGGTTGCCAATGTTGTCTACGAATCGTGTTGGATTCACAATCTTCTCCTGGAACTCAATTTTCCTATTCCTCAGGCCACTTTGGTGTATTGTGACAATGTTAGTGCCATCTATCTATCTGGTAATCCTGTGCATCATCAGCGtactaagcatattgagatggACATTCATTTTGTTAGGGAAAAGGTAGCTCGTGGCCAGGCTCGCGTCCTTCATGTTCCCTCAAGACATCGGATCGCAGACATCTTCACCAAAGAACTTCTTCGCATTCTCTTTGATGATTTTCGGACCAGTCTAAGCGTCCGTGAACCTCCCGCTTCGACTGCGGGGGTGTGATAGAATAgaatattttgttataattagtCATAATTAGTTTCCTATAATTATATTGTATCATAATTAGATAGTTGACCAAATGTTACACATTGATGTATATATATTCTATTCAGATCAATGAGAAGGACACGATTTTCATTATCTTACAATAAGTGTATTGTACAAGGTTAAAAATGAACGGAAACAATCTAAGCACCAAGCTTCCAGTGTTCGATGGCAAGAACTAGAATCATTGGATGGTTCAAATGTGTGTGTTATTTGGAGCTCAAGATATTCTTGATCTCATCAACGAAGGTTACGTTCATGCTGCACTACCAGAAAATGCAACAGATGACAGAGAAATGCTCAGCGTGATCTGAAGAAGAAGGATCAGAAGGCATTGTTCaacatccatcagtgtgtggatgtgaacgtgtttgagaaaatcgttgATTCGACGACGACGAAagctgcgtgggacacactggtgCGGTGCTACGACGGTGATGCatcaatgaagaaggtgaagcttcaatCTCTATGTAAGTAGTAcgagaatctcaacatgaagaataatgagaaggTACCTGACTATATTTCCAGAatgattctgatcacaaatgagatgaagtcgtgTGGAGAAATTCTCTCTAaagaaagtatcattgagaaggtacttagatctcttactcctcagtttgattacatcgttgtagcaattgaacatCCTAAGTAACTAAGCACTATGAGAATAGAAGAGTTGCAAAGCAGTCTATAGGCGcaagagttgcgtctgactgaAAGAACCTTTGAGAGAGAGATAGAGCAGGCTTTGAAAGCTCTTTTTGTCAAGAAAGACCAGAAGCAGTCTTGGTCAAAGTCCAAGAAAATACATGGTAGGTCTCAGAAGTTAGAAACCTCAACTTTTGAGAGTCCGAAGGGAAAAGATAAATATGACAAGAGAAAAGTTCgatgttactgttgtaagaagtttggccactttgctgcagattgttggtcaaacaaggagagaaaatcagaagaagcgAATATGGCCAGAAGTTGTCATGATGAACATGTGTTATTAATGGCTTCTGATTTTGATGGTGCATCTCTAGAAGACTGatggtatatggacactggttgttcaaaccatcttactagaaataagaaatggctggttgattTTGATTCTGGGAAGAGGACCAAGATCATATCTGCTGATGATAAGTATCTAAATGCGGAAGGAATGGGGAATGTTAGAGTGATTCTGAATAATGGCAAATCTGCGTTAATTCAGAACATCtggtatgttcctggcatgaagagcaatctgatgagtgtaggtcaattAATTTAAAAGGGATTCTCAATTgccatgaaggacaatcttttgAAGTTGTATGAATGTAATCAGAAGCTAATTATGGAGTCATAATAGTGAAGGAATAtaacattcaaggtgaatgttaaaacttcagactctgaatgccttagtgcaacaagtgttgtgaaggaaagtgaggtttggcacaaaagatttggtcatttgaacttcagaagcttaggaCACCTGAATTCAAAGAAACCGGTACGTGaaattcctgcaattaagaaacCAGAAAAGTCATGCAATATGTGCATGAGAGGGAAGCAACCCACACTGCCATTTGCATCGGAAGTAGCTCCAAGAGCAAAGCATGCTTTGGGAGTAGtgcattctgatgtgtgtggaccatttccaGAACCTTCACTaggagggaataaatactttaTGTCAATTATGGATGAGTTCACAAGGATGACATGAgtatcccttataaagttcaaacacgaggtctttgctgaatttaagaaattcatAATCAAGGCTGAGAGTCAAAGTGGTCagaagttgaaaattctcagaactgatggtggaggtgagtataactctacagagttcaataagttctgtgaggagaatggaattgagcatgaagTGACTGATCATATAatcctcaacacaatggtctaACTGGAAGGAGAAAccgaactttgcttgatatgacaaggagcatgctgaaggagaagaagcttcctaacactttgtggggagaagttgttgccactACAACATATGTGCTCAACAAGTGTCCAACCAAAAAGTTAAAGGAAACTGTTCCTTTTGAGAGGTGaactggagataagcaaagtgtgagtTTTTCATAGTATTTGATTATGTCTgttataaacatgttccagatgCTACTAgaaagtgttggtgtaagccctagaggccaatacttttggtacttgtatcgaattatttattaataataaaaggatttttctttattacgtttgtttagtaaagtccctggaatagatagtccgtttaatgtgttaagtgtgacttaatcatgagaacacattaaacataaggacactattcttaaagtatccgtagtcgagctttagtgtgaagtgggataacattaaagcattaagactattatgtttgtagactgatgatcacatctcatggatcatggataaagagttatcaagtcttaaacataggtatgaatattaagagtgatatttataccagattgacccgctatgagaatactatatagaaagttatgcaaagtgtcataagttattctcatggtgataatggtgtataccactcttcgacctgaaaccactatggaccctagatgtagagtcgagtgctttattgctgatcaaacgttgtccgtaactggataaccataaagacagttgatgggtactccacgaagcatgctgagggacatgagtgacctagatggaatttgcccatcctgcataaaaggataaatgtctatgggcccaatattgaactggacaaggatgacacggtctatgccttgtgttcaatatagacataagggaaaaagggtaattatacacataagtattatcacagaaggaattgtcagatcacttgacattttcgtgtcttatgtagcagtgatgtgttgctagataccgctcactgtttattatgttaaatacatgatttaatataattgccaatgctgcgagaacctacagggtcacacacaaaggacggattgatgagagatagagtaactaaggaataccgtaaggtacggtgcccttaagtgaattatagaacattgtaaggtgcggtgtacttgagtagaatacgaaatatggtaaggtaccatgggcttaagtgattttgggcatattataagatatgggccaaaatacacttaagtgggccttttagcttgaagcccactgtcataccccaaaatttgcccattaatcttgcaaaacattttCCGAAGCACTCCAGCTCATTTTTCAAGGGGTTTACCTTaaagaaacaaaggcccagctcacaaggggcccaatccagaaaatgacccaaaatggcctgctcgctaggcgagcaaatccttcgcctagcgaagcttgcgaataccagaattgttgggcttcattctgagcccattaggtcacaaatggcctgctcgctaggcgagcaaatccttcgcctagcgaagcttgcgatatatcagaatttttgggcttcattccGAACCCATTAGGTCAACtcaatcactataaataccgacacttcagtcacgaaaatggggagaacgaaaacagacgaagacggacagaaaccctggcatagaaaccctggagaccaaTTCAGAggattccgagtaaagaaaccctgaaggccgctcatccgcaccgaagttacctccgcccaattcgacccgatttgccattccaaagctgcaattccattgccaacaggtttgcgcatcactactgttttatgcttttaatcggtaatcgctacatacataaggcatcatgattaagttttcggatatgtaatttgatttcacatgtgaatttaagtatgcctgaatatccagaatgtttgtccatgttattcctgtaattaaatgccataaagttcagggtgcCGGAGATCATactgctatcaaactcaaaacccgtagcagctcgctagcacatcgcttggtatacattcatactagaatcattactgagttatatttttctaaaccattttcaaaactaaacgagataaccactttgtatacattcatacgagaatcattacaaagttaaattctcttttttcaaaacattttctaaacaattcacaaacactttttcagatAAGAAAAATAttataagtgatcaagcaattaagagcccatggataaccatggatacaaagggtgctaacaccttccctttgtataatgtacctcccgaacccaaaacctaattaaggtctttcctgttcttttccacctttccttattggataaaagaaaagtcggtggcgactcttgctatccgcgacatttgctttccaaagcaaaaacacacaaagtcagttcaccgtatgacagaactggcgactctgctggggacccttaaaaagagaggttaccttaaaaacaagatcacttattcaaattatctgatttacttttaagggattgcttgggtattttcgagtgaaagatcctacacccggatctagtgtaccttaggcaagtagcaatagatcatcgcgactatccggcgtatactggaatggttaaaacaatggctacggttaatgtgacactttggatgtcctgatgttcctcatgtttacttgaggaaaaatttggcttccgcgtggtgtcatcaaagcattaaccagacctttagaaccctaattgactcatcctagccattagaaagtagtgagataactggcttcggttccgactggggttggttgagactcgatactacactctttgagattggactttagggaagcttcggtcaaccacttggtgttgcacggaagtggacttaaaggaaggtcaatgatttgagatccttctagaacctggttactattctaggacaggttgaaccaaccaaacttcagtggggagggtacttacctatggaactcatgcaagcctcaaaacttaggaatgattgttgtgtgacttgcttgtgcttgttatttacataacatcataacatcataacatcatgacatcatggcattgtactaaccatttcaaggactttaagacatggaaaacatttcatacatggcatagcataacatcacattgcataacaggtactctaaagggatcaatgttctcacggttttcctccaaacagaaaaatggacctcgaacaaactgtcaaagatctccatgctcagaatgctcaactccaggagatgatcttgaacttatccaaggggcaggaggaactgaaggctctcttgctcgagaagaaaaaggacaagaaacccgtgagttacattaacccgggaagaaggcttaagggacaggctgcaggagtcaagattagaattccgaaggatcaagaagaggagacagagaatgattcggaggagaagaatgttgatctcttcaaccatgaggacgacgatgaagattatgaaaatgaacagtactctccaaaagaggataagtataacttgctggaagaacgtatgctagctatggagggtcatGAGGTGCCCGACttggatttcgaaagcttaggtttggtctctgatgtggtcattcctcgcaaattcaagatccccactttcactataTACGACGGGGCATCTTGTCCTCATATGCATCTaagagcttatgtgagaaagattcagccgtataccactaataggaaactatggatccatttcttccaagagagtctgtctggcacacagttagattggtactatcagctcgagagctctgacatccacacctggacggacttagcgacagctttctacaagcattaccagtataattctgaattagcacctactcggttacagttgcagaatatgactatgggatctaaagaaagcttcaaagaatatgctcaaaaatggagagatttggctggcagagtcaaacctcctctgactgacagagagatagtggacatgttcatgagcacactgactggcccattctacagccatctattgaggagttcctcattgggtttcactgaacttatattaacaggtgaacatgttgaaagcggcattcgaaatggaaagatacaggcggctacctctgatcctccggagactcctaatgacatcactgcccctctgcctaatcatgacgagactgtcaatgctgtggaagatgctgataacgattgtgacttggatagttggattttcccaataattggtgacagactcaataattggaaggctgaagacactacCCTGATTTCCTTTAttcaggagtaattgttattgcttattttaatgtattaaattttgttaaaggttttgtcatttttataagcatattcatattcaataaatcaatggactttttgcattcaaatattgcgctctttatctttcctgtcatctttcatataagctatgttttcttgcacacactcacgtaacaatttgccgatccatatccactctggatcctgttggtaataactctgctactgttcattatgactttgaaaatccgatctaccaagtcgaggatggaagtgaggaatattgtgaagtacctggagagcttgccagactactgcaagaagaaaagactattcAGCCGCATGGGGCATCGATTGAAATCGTAAATCTAGACCACGTCGTCCGATTTAactcccatttgaccgctacttgcgaatccatctccaaattaccgagacaaaatcaagaagtatctccaagaacctccaattctgatgccaccagttgaaagaagacctctaatcatgtatttgaccatgttagaaaattcaatagggtgtgtgttggggcaacatgacgaatctggtcgaaaagagcatgcaatataccaccttagcaaaaaggtaccgactgtgaaacaagatactcacagctcgagaaagcttgctgtgctttggcctgggctgctcgccgactaagacagtatatgttgaatcgtaccgctttattgatttctaagatggatcttatcaaatacACATTTGCGAAATCTGCTATCTCCTGAAAgagctatcactgataatggtgctaatttgaacaaccagatgattactgaactctgcacgcagttcaaaataaaacaccataattctgaagtggcgacttggtaataaagcgtatcattctaccacaaggtgattctagaggcaaatggactcccacatacgaagggccatttgtagttaagaaggtattctctggtggagtCATGATGCTTGTTACAGTGGATGACGGAGAGTCCCtgcatcccgtgaacacggacatagttaaaaaatactacgcatgtacacccggcaagtcgaaaacctgaaaaggcggcttgggcaaaaaagggtatcctggtggactgaaaacctgaaaaggcggtccaggcaaaaattagggattaaagcgtatgactatgtcccgttctcggtcagcttcacccaagtcaaagggactgaacaagccaatcacttctatccgacagcaggagatgagatgcttgaagacataatgacagtagcagaattagaatcaataggactttttctgcatagctttctcttcgttttcttggcaatttcctcttactaggatttctgtctccttgtacaca is a window of Lathyrus oleraceus cultivar Zhongwan6 chromosome 6, CAAS_Psat_ZW6_1.0, whole genome shotgun sequence DNA encoding:
- the LOC127098051 gene encoding uncharacterized protein LOC127098051, with amino-acid sequence MVSFRENGNDIFSEHASNEGDDVSPRIGHEYQAEIPSLLKKSEQHSYRMDPANSEALHDKSFSFAIGLEDREHEELGYHEDIDSGKLGKSENHKLALGRSSSTWSDADTKSFILGLFIFGKNFIQIERFLENKGMGEILSFYYGMFYKTDGYRRWSECRKLKGRKCMIGKKLFTGLRQHELLSRLNPHVSEESQDTMLQVSKSYAEGKTSLEEYISSLKSAVGLRVLVEAVGIGNEKGDLTRFGMEPAKKNRALPAQTCKDLSSLGPSEIIQSLTGGFRLSKTKSNDLFWEAVWPRLLARGWHSEQPKNRGYLTSEDYLVFLIPGIDKFSRRKLVKGDHYFDSVSDVLSKVVAEPNILVLKEEENAKVGSYNEDEPIKESNEDDLSDDHRQCYLKPRCSTYNKDHTQFMVVDTSLVHRGKPSDLRELKSNPVNSVPRVEVNAAGKKYKGYKYMRKVKHNKDMSESIKQNLTKLTAIDTNRLSDGKLLKLKVKLKCPPVELEDASTMTNGLLRESNQGSPTDYSPSMAEANMLIYGKRKINKTGSLRGVSNSGATSKKGACDNLVNDANKMLQSQKNQNTSVFDNNPLNKIRKHQFNRKVRSGDSNHAAVPIKRRRLAACVKAEKSRIIENSSGGLGSEKTRFSRSSSFPDSNKNVCEPVGLQQNGSSTASSAVRSVEKNTEKNILYESYQCRSVSCVKVEKCESFTFNVPQVPSNSENNKTMAMEEEGEQDQKAKGPCLTSSTHKVVEELLRTPCHVDSLEQHPGKNPRRQSTRTRPLTVRALECIANEFLHVQKRQKKKNSQMHQDPFNPCRKARTRGKTMISRNCLDNGNAVLVQEEKHLNGDGSVS